From a single Tindallia magadiensis genomic region:
- the rplV gene encoding 50S ribosomal protein L22: MEARAIARHIRIAPRKAKLVADLVRGKQVNEALAILKFTPKGASPVIEKLLRSAIANAENNHSMDKDDLYISEIYANQGPTMKRFRPRAQGRATQILKRTSHIGIVLREKPDKEG, from the coding sequence ATGGAAGCTAGAGCGATAGCCAGACATATACGTATAGCACCGAGAAAAGCTAAACTTGTAGCGGACTTGGTGAGAGGTAAACAAGTCAATGAAGCACTGGCGATTTTAAAGTTTACTCCAAAGGGCGCTTCACCAGTTATTGAAAAATTACTGCGCTCAGCTATTGCTAACGCAGAGAATAATCATAGCATGGATAAAGACGATCTTTATATTTCGGAAATATATGCGAATCAAGGACCAACAATGAAAAGGTTTCGACCCAGAGCTCAAGGAAGGGCGACACAAATTCTAAAAAGAACAAGTCATATTGGTATTGTATTGCGCGAAAAACCAGATAAGGAGGGATAA
- the rplW gene encoding 50S ribosomal protein L23, whose product MFDPYSVITRPLVTEQSMSDMGEKKYVFVVKKDANKTEIKNAVEKIFSVKVRKVNTMNMQGKTKRMGRHVGKRPSWKKAIVMLTEDSNEIEFFEGV is encoded by the coding sequence ATGTTTGATCCATATAGCGTGATCACCAGACCTCTCGTGACTGAACAAAGCATGAGTGACATGGGTGAGAAAAAATACGTTTTTGTTGTTAAAAAAGATGCAAATAAAACTGAAATTAAAAATGCCGTTGAAAAAATATTTTCTGTAAAAGTTCGTAAAGTTAATACAATGAACATGCAAGGTAAAACCAAGAGAATGGGTCGACATGTTGGCAAAAGACCTTCGTGGAAAAAAGCGATTGTAATGCTAACGGAAGACAGTAATGAAATTGAGTTTTTTGAAGGAGTATAA
- the rplC gene encoding 50S ribosomal protein L3 — MKGIIGRKAGMTQVFDDLGNVIPVTVITFETNVITQIKTKEKDGYNAVQMATENAKEHRVIKPLKGHYQKAGVSLKKYMKELRVKDVSGFEIGQEINANTFVAGDKVDITGKSKGKGFQGVVKRHNQSTGPMTHGSHFQRLPGSMGASASPSRVFKGKKLPGQMGAVRVTVQNLEVIRVDEGKNTILVKGAVPGPKKGIVMIREARKTEEK, encoded by the coding sequence ATGAAAGGTATTATTGGAAGAAAGGCAGGCATGACGCAGGTGTTTGATGACTTGGGGAATGTTATACCTGTAACGGTTATTACTTTTGAAACGAATGTAATAACACAGATCAAGACAAAAGAAAAAGACGGGTACAATGCGGTTCAGATGGCTACAGAAAATGCAAAAGAGCATCGTGTTATTAAGCCTTTGAAAGGTCATTACCAAAAAGCAGGAGTAAGCTTAAAGAAGTATATGAAAGAACTTCGCGTCAAGGATGTAAGTGGCTTTGAAATTGGACAAGAGATCAATGCGAATACTTTTGTAGCTGGTGACAAAGTTGATATTACTGGAAAATCAAAAGGTAAAGGGTTTCAGGGTGTTGTTAAAAGACACAACCAAAGCACAGGTCCTATGACTCACGGATCTCACTTTCAAAGATTGCCTGGATCCATGGGAGCATCTGCTTCGCCAAGTCGTGTGTTCAAAGGAAAGAAGCTGCCTGGTCAAATGGGTGCTGTAAGGGTAACTGTACAAAACCTTGAAGTGATCCGAGTAGATGAAGGGAAAAACACGATCTTAGTAAAAGGTGCTGTGCCAGGGCCTAAAAAAGGAATTGTGATGATTCGAGAAGCAAGGAAAACAGAAGAAAAATAA
- the rpsS gene encoding 30S ribosomal protein S19 → MARSAKKGPFVHGKLLKQIEEMNEQGSKKVIKTWSRASTIFPQMIGHTIAVHDGRKHVPVYVTEDMVGHKLGEFALTRTYRGHDDSEKTTKRK, encoded by the coding sequence TTGGCTAGATCAGCAAAAAAAGGACCTTTTGTACATGGGAAATTGCTTAAACAAATAGAGGAAATGAATGAGCAGGGAAGTAAAAAGGTAATTAAAACCTGGTCCAGAGCATCTACTATTTTTCCACAAATGATAGGACATACCATAGCGGTTCACGATGGACGCAAACATGTACCTGTTTACGTTACGGAAGATATGGTGGGACATAAACTTGGAGAATTTGCACTGACCAGAACTTATAGAGGTCATGATGACTCGGAAAAAACAACAAAGAGAAAATAA
- the rplD gene encoding 50S ribosomal protein L4, producing MPKVPVYNLSGEKVSELELLESVFGVEVNQHALHAVVKNQLANKRQGTQSAKLRSEVRGGGKKPWRQKGTGRARHGSTNSPIWVGGGITFAPKPRDYRYKLPKKLRRLAMKSALTAKVNEEELIVVDNLTLQEIKTKEMHNILKNLNAGEKTLVVLDQKDDIVIRSARNIPGVETTLVNTLNVYDILKYDKFVITKSAVEKVEEVYA from the coding sequence ATGCCTAAAGTACCAGTGTATAATCTTTCAGGAGAGAAAGTTAGTGAGTTAGAATTATTAGAGTCTGTGTTTGGAGTTGAAGTAAACCAACATGCCCTTCATGCTGTTGTTAAAAATCAACTTGCCAATAAGAGACAAGGTACCCAATCCGCTAAGTTAAGGTCGGAAGTAAGGGGTGGAGGAAAAAAACCATGGAGACAAAAGGGGACCGGACGTGCTAGACATGGTTCAACAAATTCACCCATATGGGTTGGTGGAGGAATTACCTTTGCTCCCAAACCTAGAGATTATCGATATAAATTACCGAAAAAATTAAGAAGGTTAGCGATGAAATCTGCTTTAACAGCAAAAGTTAATGAAGAAGAGCTGATTGTGGTAGATAATCTAACCTTGCAAGAGATTAAGACAAAAGAAATGCATAACATCTTGAAAAACTTAAATGCAGGCGAAAAAACGTTAGTTGTTCTTGATCAAAAGGACGATATAGTTATTCGTTCGGCTAGAAACATACCGGGCGTAGAAACGACGTTGGTAAACACACTGAACGTTTATGACATTTTGAAATACGATAAATTTGTGATAACGAAAAGTGCCGTTGAAAAAGTGGAGGAGGTGTACGCATAA
- the rpsC gene encoding 30S ribosomal protein S3 → MGQKVNPHGLRVGIIKDWDTKWYANKKDFGDILMEDCKVREHVKKKLFTSGVSKIEIERAANNRIKLNIHTAKPGMVIGKGGQGVDELRKDVEKMTGKTALINVVEVKRPEVDAQLVAENIAFSLERRVAFRRAMKQAMQRAFRAGAKGVKVSTSGRLGGAEMSRTEGYNEGNVPLHTLRADIDYGFHEADTTYGKLGVKVWIYKGEVLSTAKVADEKPLENQKTKSN, encoded by the coding sequence ATGGGTCAGAAAGTTAACCCCCATGGGTTGAGAGTCGGAATTATCAAAGACTGGGATACAAAATGGTATGCTAACAAAAAAGACTTTGGCGATATTCTGATGGAAGACTGTAAAGTCCGGGAACATGTAAAGAAAAAATTATTCACTTCCGGAGTTTCTAAAATAGAAATAGAAAGAGCAGCGAATAATCGTATAAAGCTAAACATTCATACAGCAAAGCCTGGAATGGTTATTGGTAAAGGCGGGCAAGGCGTAGATGAGCTTCGAAAAGATGTAGAAAAAATGACAGGAAAAACCGCATTAATAAATGTTGTTGAAGTTAAAAGACCAGAAGTTGATGCTCAGTTAGTGGCTGAAAACATCGCCTTTTCTCTGGAAAGACGGGTTGCCTTTAGAAGAGCCATGAAACAAGCTATGCAAAGAGCTTTTCGTGCAGGGGCTAAAGGAGTTAAAGTATCTACATCTGGGCGCTTAGGTGGAGCTGAAATGTCAAGAACTGAAGGGTACAACGAAGGTAATGTTCCACTTCACACACTTAGAGCAGATATTGATTATGGATTTCATGAAGCGGATACTACTTATGGCAAACTAGGGGTAAAAGTTTGGATTTACAAAGGGGAAGTATTATCTACAGCAAAAGTTGCCGATGAAAAACCTCTGGAAAATCAAAAAACAAAATCCAATTAA
- the rpsJ gene encoding 30S ribosomal protein S10 has translation MAKNKQKIRIRLKAYDHTVLDQSAVKIVETAKRSGANVSGPIPLPTEKQVVTILRSVHKHKDSREQFEMRTHKRLIDILSPTPKTVDSLMKLDLPAGVDIEIKL, from the coding sequence ATGGCGAAAAACAAACAAAAGATTAGAATCAGGTTAAAAGCGTACGATCATACGGTACTAGACCAATCAGCTGTTAAGATTGTTGAAACAGCAAAAAGAAGTGGTGCTAATGTTTCGGGTCCTATTCCGCTGCCAACTGAGAAGCAGGTAGTAACGATATTGAGATCTGTTCATAAGCATAAAGATTCCAGAGAACAATTTGAGATGCGTACGCACAAAAGATTGATCGATATTTTGAGTCCAACGCCTAAAACGGTTGATTCATTAATGAAATTGGACTTGCCAGCTGGTGTCGATATCGAAATCAAGTTATAA
- the rplB gene encoding 50S ribosomal protein L2, giving the protein MPIKKYKPTSPARRHMTVSTFEELSKVEPEKSLLAKNNRTGGRNSQGKITVRHRGGGAMHKYRIIDFKRNKDGVPAKVATIEYDPNRSANIALLHYVDGEKRYILAPNKLKVGDKVESGEAADIQVGNAKPLKSIPVGTVVHNIEMKPGKGGQIARSAGNSAQLMAKEGKYALLRLPSGEIRYILNECRATIGQVGNIDHENITIGKAGRKRHMGIRPTVRGSVMNPVDHPHGGGEGKAPIGRPGPSTPWGKPTLGYKTRKKNKQSDKMIVSRPKKR; this is encoded by the coding sequence ATGCCGATTAAAAAATATAAACCGACTTCCCCAGCCAGGAGACATATGACAGTTTCTACTTTTGAAGAATTGTCAAAGGTGGAACCGGAAAAGTCACTGCTGGCTAAAAACAACAGAACGGGTGGTCGTAACAGTCAAGGTAAGATTACGGTAAGGCATCGTGGTGGCGGTGCAATGCATAAGTATAGAATTATTGACTTCAAACGAAACAAAGATGGAGTGCCGGCAAAAGTAGCTACCATAGAATACGATCCTAACAGAAGTGCTAACATAGCATTGTTGCATTATGTAGATGGAGAAAAACGATATATCCTTGCGCCTAACAAGCTTAAAGTAGGTGACAAAGTGGAGTCAGGAGAAGCGGCTGATATTCAGGTTGGTAACGCTAAGCCATTAAAAAGCATACCGGTGGGAACTGTTGTGCACAATATAGAAATGAAACCAGGAAAAGGCGGTCAAATTGCGCGTTCTGCAGGGAATTCAGCTCAATTAATGGCGAAAGAAGGCAAGTATGCACTACTAAGACTTCCTTCTGGAGAAATTCGCTATATCCTAAATGAGTGTCGTGCAACCATTGGACAGGTTGGTAATATCGATCACGAAAACATTACCATTGGTAAAGCAGGAAGAAAAAGACATATGGGTATACGTCCGACAGTACGTGGATCTGTTATGAATCCAGTAGACCATCCTCATGGTGGTGGAGAAGGAAAAGCACCAATTGGTCGTCCTGGCCCATCAACTCCTTGGGGTAAACCAACACTGGGATACAAGACTAGAAAGAAAAACAAACAATCAGATAAAATGATTGTCAGCAGACCAAAAAAACGATAA